In a genomic window of Pseudomonas oryzihabitans:
- the secY gene encoding preprotein translocase subunit SecY, which produces MAKQGALSALSKSGGMSELWTRLRFLFLAIIVYRIGAHIPVPGINPDQLAALFRQNEGTILSLFNMFSGGALERMSIFALGIMPYISASIIMQLLTAISPQLEQLKKEGESGRRKISQYTRYGTLVLALVQATGMSVGLASQGVAFSVGFSFYFVAVTTFVAGALFMMWLGEQITERGIGNGISMLIFAGIVAGLPRAIGQSFESARQGDINIFALIIVGVVAVAIIAFVVFIERGQRRIAVHYAKRQQGRKVFAAQNSHLPLKVNMAGVIPAIFASSILLFPASLGSWFGQSQGLGWLQDVAQAIAPGQPLNILLFSAGIIFFCFFYTALMFNPKDVAENLKKSGAFIPGIRPGEQSARYIDGVLTRLTMFGALYMTAVCLLPQFLVVAANVPFYLGGTSLLIVVVVVMDFMSQVQSHLVSHQYESLMKKANLKGYGSGLMR; this is translated from the coding sequence ATGGCTAAGCAAGGTGCTCTCTCTGCGCTCAGCAAGAGCGGTGGTATGTCCGAGCTGTGGACCCGCCTCCGATTCCTGTTTCTGGCGATCATCGTCTACAGGATCGGTGCGCACATCCCTGTTCCGGGTATCAATCCCGATCAGCTGGCCGCACTGTTCAGGCAGAACGAGGGGACCATTCTTAGCCTCTTCAACATGTTCTCCGGCGGTGCGCTGGAGCGGATGAGCATCTTCGCACTGGGGATCATGCCGTACATCTCGGCATCGATCATCATGCAGCTGCTTACCGCGATCAGCCCACAGCTGGAGCAATTGAAGAAAGAGGGTGAGTCTGGTCGTCGCAAGATCAGCCAGTACACCCGTTACGGCACGCTGGTTCTGGCGCTCGTTCAGGCCACCGGGATGTCGGTAGGACTCGCCAGTCAGGGCGTGGCGTTCAGTGTGGGCTTCAGCTTCTACTTCGTCGCTGTCACCACCTTTGTCGCCGGTGCTCTGTTCATGATGTGGCTCGGTGAGCAGATCACCGAGCGCGGTATCGGCAATGGCATCTCGATGCTGATCTTTGCTGGTATCGTCGCGGGCTTGCCCCGCGCCATCGGTCAGTCCTTCGAATCGGCACGGCAGGGTGACATCAATATTTTCGCGCTGATCATCGTTGGTGTAGTGGCTGTGGCCATCATCGCCTTCGTGGTGTTCATCGAGCGCGGGCAGCGTCGCATTGCCGTGCACTACGCCAAGCGTCAGCAGGGCCGCAAGGTCTTCGCTGCGCAGAACAGCCACCTGCCGCTCAAGGTGAACATGGCCGGGGTTATTCCGGCGATCTTCGCCAGCAGCATCCTGCTGTTCCCGGCGTCGCTCGGTTCGTGGTTCGGTCAGTCCCAAGGGCTTGGTTGGTTGCAGGACGTAGCTCAGGCTATCGCGCCCGGCCAGCCGCTGAATATCTTGCTGTTTAGTGCAGGGATCATCTTCTTCTGCTTCTTCTATACAGCGCTGATGTTCAACCCCAAGGACGTGGCTGAGAACCTGAAGAAATCCGGGGCGTTCATTCCGGGCATTCGTCCAGGTGAGCAGTCCGCGCGCTACATCGACGGCGTGCTGACCCGGCTGACCATGTTTGGTGCCCTGTACATGACGGCGGTGTGCTTGTTGCCCCAGTTTCTGGTGGTCGCGGCGAACGTGCCGTTCTATCTCGGTGGGACCTCGTTGCTGATCGTGGTGGTTGTGGTCATGGACTTCATGTCCCAGGTCCAATCCCATCTCGTATCTCATCAATACGAGTCCCTGATGAAGAAAGCCAACCTGAAGGGCTACGGCAGCGGCCTCATGCGCTGA
- the rplO gene encoding 50S ribosomal protein L15, with translation MKLNDLRSAPGARREKLRPGRGIGSGLGKTGGRGHKGLTSRSGGKVAPGFEGGQQPLHRRLPKFGFVSLKALDRAEVRTSELAKVDVDVVDLQALKDANVISRDIKRVKVVLSGDVTRAVTLKGIGATKGARAAIEAAGGKIEE, from the coding sequence ATGAAATTGAACGATCTGCGTTCCGCTCCCGGCGCTCGCCGTGAGAAGCTGCGTCCCGGTCGTGGTATCGGTAGCGGCCTGGGTAAGACCGGTGGTCGCGGCCACAAGGGTCTGACCTCCCGCTCCGGCGGTAAGGTCGCTCCCGGCTTCGAGGGCGGTCAGCAGCCGCTGCACCGTCGTCTGCCCAAGTTCGGCTTCGTTTCGCTGAAAGCCCTGGACCGTGCCGAGGTTCGTACCTCCGAGCTGGCCAAGGTTGATGTCGACGTCGTCGATCTGCAGGCGCTGAAAGACGCCAACGTGATCAGCCGTGACATCAAGCGTGTCAAGGTCGTGCTGTCCGGCGACGTCACTCGTGCCGTCACCCTGAAGGGCATTGGTGCCACCAAGGGCGCCCGTGCAGCCATCGAAGCAGCTGGCGGCAAGATCGAGGAATAA
- the rpmD gene encoding 50S ribosomal protein L30 produces MANATVKVTLIKSVHGRLANHKACVKGLGLRRIGHTVEVQDTPENRGMINKAYYLLRVEG; encoded by the coding sequence ATGGCTAATGCAACCGTCAAGGTCACGCTGATCAAGAGCGTCCACGGCCGTCTGGCCAATCACAAGGCTTGCGTCAAGGGTCTCGGCCTGCGTCGCATCGGTCACACCGTCGAAGTTCAGGACACTCCTGAAAATCGCGGCATGATCAACAAGGCCTACTACCTTCTGCGTGTGGAGGGTTAA
- the rpsE gene encoding 30S ribosomal protein S5 — MANNDQKRDEGYIEKLVQVNRVAKTVKGGRIFAFTALTVVGDGKGRVGFGRGKAREVPAAIQKAMEAARRNMIQVDLNGTTLQYPVKAAHGASKVYMQPASEGTGIIAGGAMRAVLEVAGVQNVLAKCYGSTNPVNVVYATFEGLKHMQAPEAVAAKRGKSVEEIL, encoded by the coding sequence ATGGCAAATAACGATCAAAAGCGCGACGAAGGCTACATCGAGAAGCTGGTTCAAGTTAACCGCGTAGCCAAAACCGTGAAAGGCGGCCGTATCTTCGCCTTCACCGCTCTGACCGTGGTTGGCGATGGCAAAGGCCGCGTTGGCTTCGGCCGTGGCAAGGCCCGTGAAGTGCCTGCCGCCATCCAGAAGGCTATGGAAGCCGCTCGCCGCAACATGATCCAGGTGGATCTGAACGGCACCACCCTGCAGTACCCGGTCAAGGCTGCCCATGGCGCCTCCAAGGTGTACATGCAGCCCGCTTCCGAAGGTACCGGCATCATCGCCGGCGGTGCCATGCGCGCCGTGCTGGAAGTGGCTGGTGTCCAGAACGTCCTGGCCAAGTGCTACGGCTCCACCAACCCGGTAAACGTGGTGTACGCGACCTTCGAAGGTCTCAAGCACATGCAGGCGCCGGAAGCTGTTGCTGCCAAGCGTGGCAAGAGCGTCGAGGAGATTCTCTGA
- the rplR gene encoding 50S ribosomal protein L18, with protein sequence MTVKKETRLRRARKARLKMRELEAVRLCVYRSSQHIYAQVIAADGSKVLASASTLDKELRESATSNVEAAKKVGLLVAERAKAAGVTQVAFDRSGFKYHGRVKALADAAREGGLEF encoded by the coding sequence ATGACCGTCAAGAAAGAAACCCGACTGCGTCGCGCTCGCAAGGCTCGTCTGAAGATGCGCGAACTGGAAGCGGTCCGTCTGTGCGTGTACCGCTCTTCCCAGCACATCTATGCCCAGGTCATCGCGGCCGACGGCAGCAAGGTCCTGGCCAGCGCTTCTACGCTGGACAAAGAACTGCGCGAGAGCGCTACCAGCAACGTCGAGGCGGCCAAGAAAGTTGGTCTGCTGGTCGCCGAGCGTGCCAAGGCCGCTGGTGTTACCCAGGTAGCCTTTGATCGTTCTGGCTTCAAGTACCATGGTCGCGTCAAGGCGCTGGCCGACGCTGCTCGTGAAGGCGGGCTGGAGTTCTAA